Part of the Bacteroidales bacterium genome is shown below.
GAAGAAGGAGACACCAGGTGCCTTGGAATATTTGATGCTGATGTAAGGCTTTTTCCGAAGGTTGAAAAAATACCGCACATGGGATGGAATAATTTTCTTACTCTGAAAGGAGATCTTTTCAGGAATATTTCACCGGATGATGATGTATATTATGTACACAGCTATTATGCAGAAATCTGTTCCTCAACATCCGCTACATGCGATTACATACTTCCCTTCAGTGCGAGTATGCAAAAAGAGAATTTCTATGCCACACAATTTCATCCTGAGAAATCGGCTGAAGTCGGAGAACTGATCCTTAAAAACTTCCTGGAATTATGAGAATAATAGTAGCACTTGATATTATAGGCGGAAAATGTGTAAGGCTTACACGCGGTGACTTCAGTACAAAAAAAGTATATAATGAAGATCCCCTGGAAGTTGCAAAAATGGTTGAGGACAACGGGATAAAATATCTTCATCTTGTCGATCTTGACGGGGCCAAAAACAAGAAAATAGAAAACCTGGTACTTCTTCAGAAAATTGCAGGCAAGACCAATCTTAAAATTGATTTTGGCGGAGGACTCAGATCTTATGAAGATATCATCTCAGTCCTGAGTGCAGGTGCCAGACAGGTTACCCTTGGAAGCATCGCTGCGAACGAACCAGAGCTGTTTGTTGACTGGCTAAAGAAACTTGGACAGGAAAAGCTTATCCTTGGAGCAGACTGTATCGACAGAAAAGTATCTACTGAAGGGTGGCTTGAAAACTCTGATATTGACATTATTAACTTTATCAGAGAATACCGGTCAAAAGGAGTTAAATATACAGTTTGTACCGACATTAAAAAGGACGGTATGCTTCAGGGACCATCCACTGATCTGTATAAGGAGATTCTTGAAAAGGTAAAGATCAAACTTATTGCAAGCGGTGGTATCTCCTCATTAGCTGATATACATGAACTCAGAGAGGCCGGTTGCGAAGGAGCAATTATAGGAAAGGCTGTTTATGAAGGGAAGATAACATTGAAAGAATTAGGCAGACTATGTTAAAAAGGCGAATAATTCCGTGTCTCGATATTAAAGACGGAAGAACAGTAAAAGGAGTAAACTTTCTTAACCTGAGAGATGCCGGCGATCCTGTTGAGCTGGCCAAAGAGTATGTAAAACAGGGGGCAGATGAACTGGTATTTCTCGATATTACTGCAACAATTGAGAACCGGAAAGCACTGGCCGGACTAGTTGAGAGGATCGCAGCAGAAATAAATATCCCTTTTACAGTGGGTGGAGGTATTGATAATGTGGAGGATGTAGCCGTACTTGTTAAAGCCGGAGCCGATAAAATAACTGTTAACTCATCAGCTGTGAAACGTCCGGAACTCATCTCAGAAATAGCAGCCGAATTCGGAAATCAGTGCATTGTAGCAGCAATTGACACAAAATTTGTTGATGATGAATGGATTGTTTTTGTCAATGGTGGACGTACTCCGACTGAGCTGAGAACAGTAAACTGGGCGCAGAGGGTTGAAGAACTGGGTGCAGGCGAGATTCTGCTGACCTCTATGAATAATGACGGAATGAAGACAGGTTTCTCACTTGAGATCACGAGTGATGTAAGCAGAAGTGTCAATATCCCGGTTATTGCATCAGGAGGGGCTGGAACAAGGCACCACTTTAAACAGGTGTTCTGTAATTCGGATTGCAGTGCAGCACTGGCTGCCAGCATTTTTCACTTCGGTGAAATAACTATTCCTGATTTAAAAAAATACCTCAGAAATGAAAACATTGCAGTCAGATAAAACACCTCTGTGTAACTCTGTGATAGCCTGAGCTTGCCGAAGGCCTCTGTGTAGCTCTGTGACAGTTCTTAAAAATAGTTACACAGAGATACACTGAGAAGACACAGAGAACCACAGAGAAAACCAGGAATGAATACTTATTATTATGGAAAATATAGATTTCAAAAAAGGAAACGGACTGGTACCGGTTGTTATTCAGGACAATAACACACTGCAGGTGCTGATGGTTGGATATATGAATGAAGAGGCACTGATGAAGACTGAATCAGAGGGAAAGGTCACATTCTTCAGCCGGAGCAAAAATCGCCTGTGGACCAAAGGGGAAACCTCTGGTAACTTCCTGTTCGTAAAAGAGATCCTGGCAGATTGTGATAATGATTCAATTCTGATTAAAGTAGATCCTGCCGGTCCGGTGTGCCACACAGGAAGCACCGGATGTTTTGCAGAAGAGACTCCCAAAGGTTTTTTATATCAACTGGAACAAATTATTAATCAGCGCATTGACGAAGATGCAGTCGATTCGTATACAAACAAATTATATAAAAAAGGCATCAATAAAGTTGCCCAAAAAGTAGGTGAAGAGGCAGTTGAGCTGATAATTGAGGCGAAGGACAATAATGCCGACCTGTTTAAAAATGAAGCCGCCGACCTGCTATACCACTTGCTTATCTTACTTAAATCAAAAGGCACTGATCTGCAGAAAATTGAAAAGGTTCTGATGGAAAGACATAAGAAATAAAAAACAACCAGAAAGCTTATAAACTATTTTCCAGACTTTACAATTCTCGTCGGGACGACACTAATTTCAGGGCCTGAAAATTTCTTCATCCCTTCCCCGATAAAGAAACTTGTATTCGGAGGCTGGTTATACGCAACATTCTGAGTTGCAATCGCCAGCCTGTACTGTGGGTTGTGCATCAAAGTACGAAACCTGTATTTTGACGGGATCACAGTTGTATAGATTCTAAGATTTTTGTTGTCCGCAGTTCTGAATATTACCTCTTCACGCCAGTCACCAAAGAGATCGGCACTCAAGGCAGGTGTCGACTTTGAACCGTTATTCGAACTGCAACCCTCAGCAGTAAATATTCGGCCTGTTTTGTACTTGTCAATATGATTTCCATCGAGCAATTCCCTCGTAAGGTCGGCATCCCACCAGATTAGAAAATTAGTAGAGGCAGGCATCTCCCCGATCCTCTCACCGGTCATACTGAACAAACCGCCTGAACCTGCCCACCACATCTCCGCACCCGGATTTGAAGGATCAATATCACCGGCTACTCCCCTGCCAACATCTTTATTCATTGAACCTTTATATAGTACTTCCCCGGTACGGGCGTCAAAAACTGCAACACCCGGACCTGTAGTGTTTTCTTCGATTTCGTGGATCCCGAACACCTGCAGCCCTCTTCTTCCCGGTATGAATTCCCCTACATGAATAGCATCGCCATGTCTGAATCCTGTTGAAAAGAGACCCTGCCCATTATCATCAACTACCATTGATCCATAAATAATCTCATCCCTGCCATCTCCGTCAACATCGGCAACGCTTAAATTATGATTACCCTGACCCGAATACGGATTTTCACCATCTTTACTGTCAAATACCCAGCGTGAAGATAGTTTTCCATCACGCCAGTCCCATGCAGTCAAAACAGATCTCCCGTAATAACCCCGGCACATTACAACACTAGGATGCACTCCATCGAGATATGCGACACAAGCAAGCATCCTGTCAACTCGGTTCCCTGTACTGTCGCCTCCGCCGTTTCCTCCATGACCGTTCCATCCATTTAAGGGGTAACGATTTGGTATATAATCTGTTGTGACAAGCGCCTCACCTGTCTTTCCACTGAAGATTGTAAAATACTCCGGGCCATCAAGAACCTTTCCATAAAAAGGGCCACTGTCTTTATTGAGGTTACGCCAGTCTTTTGTCGAATCACCAATTACTTTTCCGTTTCCATCAATTGTTCCATCGGCAGTTTTACATGCAAATTCTGCAATCCCGTCACTATCGAGGTCAAAAACCATGAACTGGGTATAATGAGCTCCTTCACGAATATTTCTGCCAAGGCTTATTTCCCACAGGAAAGTTCCGTCAGGCTCATATGCCTGAAAAATAGGAATCCCTGATATACCGGTAGAAGGAGTATCAATACTTCTGCCAGTTTGATGAAGAACAAGTTCATATTCGCCATCGCCATCAAGATCGCCTGCTGAAACGTCGTTTGGTGTGTAACCAGAGGGAGTTCTCAGTGGAATATTTAAATACTGCTGAACCGGAGAATTTGCCTTAAGAGTGTAAGATTCGCTTTTCTCCTGCTCTTTACCATTCAGAATAGCCCTTACATACCAGGAGTTATCTGTTAATAAATTAACAGTGGCATCAACATAATTTGTGCTTTCAGAAAGAGGTTTTTTATTGAGTTTTACCGGCTTCCCGTTTCCGCCCTGCCGGTATAAATTATATGCAACACCATCAGACTCAGTCCCAAGCATCCTCCATCCAATATAAACAGAATCTCCTGTTGTTCTAACAGCAATTAAGCCTCTGTTTAGGTTTTCCATTTGCCGCTGGGAGTAACCATAAGTTCCTGTACAAAGAAGGATAAAAGTCAGAATAAAAAAAATTGATACTTTCGATATGACCTTATTTATCATTATTTTATCATGTATAAAGAAAATTTAGTTCGCATGAAATTGTAATGTAAAAACTACTTTGTCTGAAATACAATATATGAATGAGGTTTAACAGTTACTTCATAGGACCTGACAGAATCATTTGGTCTGCCCCAGATTCGTCCATCCGGTACATCTTTGCCGGTAATTTCATCACCGGTAATAACATTGGATAGCTTAACAGTCTGTTTATCAGTAATAATTTTGATACTGACACTCTCCGGAAGGAATGATTCGACAATAAAAGATCCATTATCATAAACAAACAGACTTACCTGTGCCGGACCTTCAATCCTCACCTTTATGTCCTGTGTCAGAATATTGCGGATACGGTTCAGAACTGCCGCCGGAAGATTATAAAGATCTCCGAAATTTTCCGGAACAGTAAGGACAAAAAGCGAACCGTTAGCATATCTTGCCTGATGCAGAACCGGCCAGCCACTTCCAGATGCGAGACCTGAGATATCTTCCCAGGAATCATTTGTCAGAAAAGTAATCTGGGGAAAAAGTATATCTGTTTTAGCAATGGTTGTACCCATCCAGCCGGTGGCAAATTCTTTAACAAGTACCTTTCTATCGGTGTATTCGAGCTCAACAATATCCTCAATCCCCTTTCCCTGAAGTGCTCTTAGCAACCCGGATGTTATCATAACATTCTTCCCGGCCATCAATTGCCCTTTGATCCGCGTAACGATTTGAGGATCAAATTTTGCCGATTCTGTCAACAGGATCATTTTTGCATCTGTCGGGAATTCAGGTACAATTTCTACAGGGATCCCGGCCATACCCAGATAATTCTGAAGGAAATCCTCCCCTGAAGAGTTATAAGGCTTATAGCTCTTAATACCGATTGGTTTACCCAGCTGTCCGAGGAACTGATCTACTTTTTCAAACGTGTACCCTGCTGCCCGTGCTACTGTCGTAGGTGTTATTGTTTTCCCGTTTTCAGAAACTACAGGTTTAATCATTTCATCAAAATCGAAACTGGTTTGTGATCCTTGCCATTTGGCACGATCGGTTGGCCGGATAGGACGTTGTAACTGCCTGAAATCAAAAAGAGTAATCTCAGGTGCTTTTGCAAAAAGTGTTATCCATAACTGCTCGGCATAACGATCCATATAAAGCATACCGCCTGTATCAACCCAGCCTCCTCCATTACCGCCCGGTTTAATATTCTCAAAGTATCTGAAAATTCCATATCCCAGGTACTGCTGCAGATGCTGTCCGGCCATTACCGGATCGCGTGTTTCTGTCCCGGTATATATTCCGTCAAATAGCTTTGGTTCTGTCTCGAGATTAAAACCAAGTCCCTGAAAATGTTCATACCAGTTTGGGTATTTAACTACAACCTTAACCTTCGGATTGACTGCTTTGGCAGGCTTAAGAATAAGTTCTGTCGAAGCTTCAGTCATAAGTTTCAGCCGGTACTGTGTCCATGAAAGGTTTCCCTTCGCTTTAATACATAACTCGCATTTGCAGTTAGTAAAGAAGAAATCATCGAGGATAATCTCGTTAAAGTGCCTGGCGGTGTACTCTACTATCTCCTTAACTTTTTTCCGGTGTTCCGGATTTGAATAACAGAAAGTCTCAAAACGGTTACTTTCATTCACAGTAAGGGTTATCCCCCCTGCTGTTTTGATACCCCTGTCTTCAAAATATTTCTTAGCAGAGAGAAGTGTTTTTTCATCAACTACCAGCAGATCGCGATGAGTTTCAAGGTAGATCTTATCAACTTTTACCTGCCTTGATATTTCGTTCCAAATAGGATCAAGCCATGGCAGACTGTCCATTTTCTGCACCTCATAAGCGCGGGCATATACTGCCACTTTAAAGTTTTTATAATTTTCTGCATAAAGAGTAACTGATGCAAGACCAATTAAAAATGAAACAGTTAGGAATAATTTCTTCATAATTTTGATAATATATTTTACTACTGATTTTTATATTAAATGTATAAAATGTTCTAATAATCCCTTCAAAAACTTTCAGAATTATACTAATGCAATAAATCCGTCGGTTAAAACCGACGGCAATTGAGACAATTAATCAGATTATGCATATCAATTGAAAGCAATATATTTTTAACAGTTCATGATTTTATATACAAATTGCCGTTAGCTTTAGCCCAAAATGCCTTGAAACAGATCAAATGAAGTAAACCTCCTTATAAAATTAAACCTAATTTACACTTTTTCTTATTTTTTACTTGTATTTTTAAAAAATAGACTACTTTTGTAA
Proteins encoded:
- a CDS encoding bifunctional phosphoribosyl-AMP cyclohydrolase/phosphoribosyl-ATP diphosphatase HisIE, with amino-acid sequence MENIDFKKGNGLVPVVIQDNNTLQVLMVGYMNEEALMKTESEGKVTFFSRSKNRLWTKGETSGNFLFVKEILADCDNDSILIKVDPAGPVCHTGSTGCFAEETPKGFLYQLEQIINQRIDEDAVDSYTNKLYKKGINKVAQKVGEEAVELIIEAKDNNADLFKNEAADLLYHLLILLKSKGTDLQKIEKVLMERHKK
- a CDS encoding rhamnogalacturonan lyase encodes the protein MINKVISKVSIFFILTFILLCTGTYGYSQRQMENLNRGLIAVRTTGDSVYIGWRMLGTESDGVAYNLYRQGGNGKPVKLNKKPLSESTNYVDATVNLLTDNSWYVRAILNGKEQEKSESYTLKANSPVQQYLNIPLRTPSGYTPNDVSAGDLDGDGEYELVLHQTGRSIDTPSTGISGIPIFQAYEPDGTFLWEISLGRNIREGAHYTQFMVFDLDSDGIAEFACKTADGTIDGNGKVIGDSTKDWRNLNKDSGPFYGKVLDGPEYFTIFSGKTGEALVTTDYIPNRYPLNGWNGHGGNGGGDSTGNRVDRMLACVAYLDGVHPSVVMCRGYYGRSVLTAWDWRDGKLSSRWVFDSKDGENPYSGQGNHNLSVADVDGDGRDEIIYGSMVVDDNGQGLFSTGFRHGDAIHVGEFIPGRRGLQVFGIHEIEENTTGPGVAVFDARTGEVLYKGSMNKDVGRGVAGDIDPSNPGAEMWWAGSGGLFSMTGERIGEMPASTNFLIWWDADLTRELLDGNHIDKYKTGRIFTAEGCSSNNGSKSTPALSADLFGDWREEVIFRTADNKNLRIYTTVIPSKYRFRTLMHNPQYRLAIATQNVAYNQPPNTSFFIGEGMKKFSGPEISVVPTRIVKSGK
- the hisF gene encoding imidazole glycerol phosphate synthase subunit HisF — encoded protein: MLKRRIIPCLDIKDGRTVKGVNFLNLRDAGDPVELAKEYVKQGADELVFLDITATIENRKALAGLVERIAAEINIPFTVGGGIDNVEDVAVLVKAGADKITVNSSAVKRPELISEIAAEFGNQCIVAAIDTKFVDDEWIVFVNGGRTPTELRTVNWAQRVEELGAGEILLTSMNNDGMKTGFSLEITSDVSRSVNIPVIASGGAGTRHHFKQVFCNSDCSAALAASIFHFGEITIPDLKKYLRNENIAVR
- the hisA gene encoding 1-(5-phosphoribosyl)-5-[(5-phosphoribosylamino)methylideneamino]imidazole-4-carboxamide isomerase translates to MRIIVALDIIGGKCVRLTRGDFSTKKVYNEDPLEVAKMVEDNGIKYLHLVDLDGAKNKKIENLVLLQKIAGKTNLKIDFGGGLRSYEDIISVLSAGARQVTLGSIAANEPELFVDWLKKLGQEKLILGADCIDRKVSTEGWLENSDIDIINFIREYRSKGVKYTVCTDIKKDGMLQGPSTDLYKEILEKVKIKLIASGGISSLADIHELREAGCEGAIIGKAVYEGKITLKELGRLC
- the hisH gene encoding imidazole glycerol phosphate synthase subunit HisH, with the protein product MIAILKYNAGNIKSVQNALTRLGFDSIITDDPDELKNADKVIFPGVGEASSAMKYLTERGLDKTIVSLTNPVLGICLGMQLMCRYTEEGDTRCLGIFDADVRLFPKVEKIPHMGWNNFLTLKGDLFRNISPDDDVYYVHSYYAEICSSTSATCDYILPFSASMQKENFYATQFHPEKSAEVGELILKNFLEL